Proteins from a genomic interval of Polaribacter sp. Q13:
- the accC gene encoding acetyl-CoA carboxylase biotin carboxylase subunit: protein MKKLLIANRGEIAIRVMRTAKKMGIKTVAVYSTADRNAPHVRFADEAVLIGEAPSNQSYLLGNKIIEVAKSLNVDAIHPGYGFLSENADFAEACEKNNIIFIGPKSKAIKIMGSKLAAKEAVKAYNIPMVPGTEEAITDIPKAKMIAKEIGFPILIKASAGGGGKGMRVVEHEMEFESQMQRAISEALNAFGDGSVFIEKYVASPRHIEIQIMADTLGNVVHLFERDCSIQRRHQKVIEEAPSTVLTPELRKNMGEAAIKVAKSCDYVGAGTVEFLLDDHHHFYFLEMNTRLQVEHPVTELITNTDLVELQIRVARGEVLPITQENLKIHGHALELRVYAEDPLNDFLPSVGNLEVYKLPEGKNIRVDNGFEQGMDIPIYYDPMLSKLITYGKTREEAIELMITAIQNYQIEGIETTLPFGSFVCEHDAFRSGNFNTHFVKKHYSAEAIKNKQQQEAKIAAIIAVKKYLEDQKLLRIPVSSSSSQ from the coding sequence ATGAAAAAACTTTTAATAGCAAACAGAGGAGAAATCGCCATTCGTGTTATGCGAACCGCAAAAAAAATGGGTATAAAAACCGTTGCTGTTTATTCTACTGCAGATAGAAATGCACCACATGTTCGGTTTGCAGACGAAGCTGTTTTAATAGGAGAAGCTCCTTCCAATCAATCTTATTTATTAGGAAATAAAATTATTGAAGTTGCTAAAAGCCTAAACGTAGATGCCATTCATCCTGGTTATGGTTTTTTATCTGAAAATGCCGATTTTGCAGAAGCCTGCGAAAAGAATAACATCATTTTTATTGGTCCGAAATCTAAGGCTATTAAAATAATGGGAAGTAAATTGGCGGCAAAAGAAGCTGTAAAAGCATACAATATTCCGATGGTTCCTGGCACAGAAGAAGCCATTACAGACATTCCAAAAGCTAAAATGATAGCAAAAGAAATCGGGTTTCCTATTCTAATAAAAGCATCCGCCGGTGGCGGAGGAAAAGGAATGCGTGTCGTAGAACACGAAATGGAATTCGAATCGCAAATGCAAAGAGCCATCAGCGAAGCGTTAAATGCTTTTGGTGATGGGTCCGTTTTTATAGAAAAATATGTTGCCTCACCAAGACATATCGAAATTCAGATAATGGCAGATACACTTGGCAATGTAGTACATCTTTTTGAACGTGATTGTAGTATTCAACGGCGTCATCAAAAAGTAATTGAAGAAGCTCCTTCTACTGTTTTGACTCCAGAATTACGTAAAAATATGGGAGAAGCAGCCATTAAAGTTGCAAAATCTTGTGATTATGTGGGGGCTGGTACGGTTGAGTTTTTACTAGATGATCATCATCATTTCTACTTTCTAGAAATGAATACACGCTTGCAAGTAGAGCATCCGGTAACGGAACTCATTACAAATACAGATTTAGTAGAATTACAAATTCGTGTGGCTCGTGGTGAAGTATTACCAATTACACAAGAAAACTTAAAAATTCATGGACACGCTTTAGAGTTACGTGTCTATGCAGAAGATCCTTTAAATGATTTCTTACCAAGTGTGGGAAATTTAGAGGTTTACAAATTACCAGAAGGTAAAAACATTCGTGTAGATAATGGTTTTGAACAAGGCATGGACATTCCCATTTATTACGATCCCATGTTATCAAAATTAATCACCTACGGAAAAACAAGAGAAGAAGCTATTGAATTGATGATTACCGCTATTCAGAATTATCAAATAGAAGGTATTGAAACCACTTTGCCTTTCGGTAGTTTTGTCTGTGAACATGATGCTTTTCGTTCCGGAAATTTTAATACGCATTTTGTTAAAAAGCATTATTCTGCAGAAGCCATAAAAAACAAGCAGCAACAAGAAGCTAAAATTGCAGCAATTATTGCCGTGAAAAAGTATTTAGAAGATCAGAAATTATTGAGGATCCCAGTTTCTAGTAGCAGTAGTCAGTAG
- a CDS encoding acetyl-CoA carboxylase biotin carboxyl carrier protein subunit: MKNSYQVKVNDTFDFNIDEQAVKKLDTLQVSDSEFHVLDNHLSYKTEITKSNFNEKSYSVKVKNTVYDVNIHDQLDTLIKEMGFEIGITKEVNEIKAPMPGLILDINVSVGMEVKEHDTLLILEAMKMENALTSPRAGIIKTISVTKGETVDKDQLLIAFE; encoded by the coding sequence ATGAAAAATTCTTATCAAGTAAAAGTAAACGATACTTTCGATTTTAACATTGACGAACAAGCTGTAAAAAAACTAGACACTTTACAAGTTTCAGATTCCGAATTTCATGTTTTAGATAATCATCTATCGTACAAAACTGAAATCACAAAAAGCAATTTTAATGAGAAATCGTATTCCGTAAAAGTGAAGAACACGGTTTATGATGTGAACATTCATGATCAATTAGATACCCTTATTAAAGAAATGGGGTTCGAAATTGGCATCACAAAAGAAGTCAACGAAATTAAAGCGCCTATGCCCGGTTTAATATTAGATATTAACGTTTCTGTTGGTATGGAAGTTAAAGAACATGATACCCTTTTAATTTTAGAAGCCATGAAAATGGAAAACGCGTTAACATCTCCAAGAGCCGGAATTATAAAAACGATTTCTGTTACAAAAGGAGAAACTGTTGATAAAGATCAACTTTTAATAGCCTTTGAATAA
- a CDS encoding ABC transporter ATP-binding protein yields the protein MQHYKESKKDKSKPKVTLKQAFKTIIWPRRNLVFLGLILIIIRSLSGFVLPMQSKVLLDEVIPNKDYSHLYNLIFIVIGAILVQAITSFLLTKVLSIQAQYLISELRAQVQKKVLSLPISFFDNQKSGALVSRIMSDVEGVRNLIGTGLVQLIGGSFTAILTLVILLRMNVWMTVFTFVPLSIFGIIALKSFKYIRPIFRARGKINAEVKGRLTETLAGIRVIKAFNAEDQESKVFEKGVEDIFINVKKSMTATAIMTSSSTFLIGLATTGVMGIGGYYMIQGTMTFGDFIQFTFLLAFMVAPIVQMSNIGSQLTEALAGLDRTEELMNMTAEEDDEERTIVLEKIKGEIVFDDVSFAYEEGKEVLNNINFKVPSGSVTALVGSSGSGKSTIAGLSATFLNPKSGTITVDNQDMSKVNLSSYRKNLGVVLQDEFLFEGSIKENIMFPRPNATEAELQNAVKAAYVNEFTDRFEDGLDTLIGERGVKLSGGQRQRLAIARAILADPKIIILDEATSSLDTESESLIQKSLSELVKDRTTIVIAHRLSTIKKADQILVIEAGSIAERGTHDELIAKQGRYYDLYTYQSKI from the coding sequence ATGCAACATTATAAAGAATCTAAAAAAGATAAATCTAAACCCAAAGTAACCTTAAAACAAGCTTTTAAAACCATTATTTGGCCAAGAAGAAACTTGGTGTTTTTAGGTTTGATATTAATAATTATTAGAAGTTTATCTGGGTTTGTTTTACCAATGCAGAGCAAAGTATTGTTAGACGAAGTTATTCCTAATAAAGATTATAGTCATTTATACAACTTAATATTTATTGTAATAGGAGCTATTTTAGTGCAAGCAATTACTTCTTTTTTATTGACAAAAGTTTTGAGCATTCAGGCACAATATTTAATATCAGAACTAAGAGCGCAAGTACAGAAGAAAGTTTTGTCTTTGCCAATCAGTTTTTTTGATAATCAAAAATCTGGTGCTTTAGTTTCTAGAATTATGAGTGATGTAGAAGGGGTTAGAAACTTAATTGGTACTGGTTTGGTACAATTAATTGGAGGTTCATTTACGGCAATCTTAACCTTAGTTATTTTGTTAAGAATGAATGTTTGGATGACGGTTTTTACCTTTGTGCCTCTGTCAATATTCGGAATTATTGCCTTAAAATCTTTCAAATACATTCGCCCGATATTTAGGGCAAGAGGAAAAATTAATGCAGAAGTAAAAGGACGTTTAACAGAAACGTTAGCGGGTATCCGAGTAATTAAAGCCTTTAATGCCGAGGACCAAGAAAGTAAAGTATTCGAAAAAGGTGTTGAGGATATTTTTATAAATGTTAAAAAAAGTATGACGGCAACTGCTATCATGACCAGTTCTTCAACCTTTTTAATAGGTTTGGCAACTACCGGAGTGATGGGAATTGGAGGTTATTATATGATTCAAGGTACTATGACCTTTGGAGATTTTATTCAGTTTACATTTTTATTAGCATTTATGGTGGCACCAATTGTACAAATGAGCAATATTGGTAGTCAGTTAACCGAAGCGCTGGCAGGTTTAGATAGAACGGAAGAGTTAATGAATATGACTGCGGAAGAAGATGATGAAGAAAGAACAATAGTCTTAGAAAAGATTAAAGGAGAGATTGTTTTTGATGATGTTTCTTTTGCGTATGAAGAGGGGAAAGAAGTACTGAATAATATTAACTTTAAAGTACCTTCTGGTTCTGTAACTGCTTTAGTGGGAAGTTCAGGTTCGGGGAAATCGACCATTGCAGGTTTATCTGCTACCTTTTTAAATCCTAAATCAGGTACAATTACTGTGGACAATCAAGACATGTCTAAAGTTAATTTATCTAGTTATAGAAAAAACTTAGGTGTTGTTTTACAGGATGAATTTTTGTTTGAAGGAAGCATAAAAGAAAATATTATGTTTCCAAGACCAAATGCTACAGAAGCCGAATTACAAAATGCTGTAAAAGCTGCGTATGTAAACGAATTTACAGACCGTTTTGAGGATGGTTTAGATACGTTAATAGGAGAAAGAGGAGTGAAGCTATCTGGAGGTCAGCGTCAGCGTTTGGCAATTGCGAGAGCTATTTTGGCAGACCCAAAAATTATTATTTTAGATGAAGCAACGTCTAGTTTAGATACCGAAAGTGAATCTTTAATTCAGAAAAGTTTGTCTGAATTGGTAAAAGATAGAACTACCATTGTTATTGCTCACAGGTTGAGTACTATTAAAAAAGCAGACCAGATTTTAGTGATAGAAGCGGGTAGTATTGCAGAAAGAGGAACCCATGATGAGTTGATTGCCAAACAAGGTAGGTATTATGACTTGTATACGTATCAATCTAAAATTTAG
- a CDS encoding DUF6503 family protein gives MKKVLLLLIVVIAISCNNESKKKVKESEHKVEVKKESFPDELGKVFEAHGGIDTWRNAEILSFKKGEEVYTIDLQSRINVIKAPNYAVGFDGKNVWLDEAEEGTFKGNPAFYHNLFFYFYAMPFVLADKGITYEKIAPLTFDGVDYPGYKMSFNSNVGSSPDDNYKLYFNAETYQMEWLAYTATFMSKKRSDKFNIIKYGKWTGVNGLILPSELTWFKVDENGVPTEPARPAVVFTDAAISKNNISDSFFEKPVK, from the coding sequence ATGAAAAAAGTACTTTTATTGTTAATTGTAGTCATTGCAATTTCTTGTAATAATGAATCTAAAAAAAAGGTTAAAGAATCAGAACATAAAGTTGAAGTTAAAAAAGAAAGTTTTCCGGATGAGTTAGGAAAAGTTTTTGAAGCTCACGGAGGAATTGATACTTGGAGAAATGCAGAAATTTTATCCTTTAAAAAAGGAGAAGAAGTGTATACGATTGATTTACAATCTCGAATAAATGTAATTAAAGCACCTAATTATGCTGTTGGTTTCGACGGAAAAAATGTTTGGTTAGACGAAGCAGAAGAAGGAACTTTTAAAGGGAATCCTGCATTTTATCACAATTTATTCTTCTATTTTTATGCAATGCCTTTTGTGTTAGCGGATAAAGGAATTACATATGAGAAAATTGCACCTTTAACTTTTGATGGTGTAGATTATCCTGGTTATAAAATGTCTTTTAATTCTAATGTTGGGAGTTCTCCTGATGATAATTACAAGTTGTATTTTAATGCAGAAACGTATCAAATGGAATGGTTGGCTTACACAGCTACATTTATGTCTAAAAAACGAAGTGATAAATTTAATATCATAAAATATGGTAAATGGACCGGCGTAAACGGATTGATTTTACCTTCTGAATTGACTTGGTTTAAAGTCGATGAAAACGGAGTGCCTACAGAACCAGCAAGACCTGCTGTCGTATTTACAGATGCAGCAATCAGTAAAAATAATATATCAGATTCATTTTTTGAAAAGCCAGTAAAATAA
- a CDS encoding nuclear transport factor 2 family protein, which translates to MDSFLEPFRKSILIKVLLFLAMLFYNFVLNAQVDTNSNLFKTLKSKDSILFERAFNNCEIEKLSPIIADNFEFYHDVSGIQNKEQFMEVIKKNLCTNPGNNTRQLVANSLEVHPLNNNGVIYGAIQKGKHTFQQKQKGVLKTVGIADFTHLWILKNKIWKLKRVLSYNHKPYTK; encoded by the coding sequence ATGGACTCTTTTTTAGAACCTTTTAGAAAATCAATTTTAATAAAAGTATTACTATTTTTAGCCATGTTGTTTTACAACTTTGTTTTAAATGCACAAGTTGATACAAATTCAAACTTGTTTAAAACATTAAAATCTAAAGACAGTATTCTATTTGAAAGAGCATTTAACAATTGTGAAATTGAAAAACTAAGCCCAATTATAGCTGATAATTTTGAGTTTTATCATGATGTTTCTGGTATCCAAAATAAAGAACAATTTATGGAAGTTATTAAAAAGAATCTTTGTACCAATCCAGGAAACAACACCAGACAACTGGTTGCTAATTCTTTAGAAGTACATCCATTAAATAATAATGGCGTTATTTATGGTGCTATTCAAAAAGGGAAACACACGTTTCAACAAAAACAAAAAGGTGTTTTAAAAACTGTTGGAATTGCAGATTTTACACACCTTTGGATTTTAAAAAATAAGATTTGGAAATTAAAAAGGGTATTGAGTTATAATCATAAACCTTATACCAAATGA
- a CDS encoding head GIN domain-containing protein, with translation MKNSVSKIIAILFITTLFTSCNVDMMNRVSGNKNVITKTRKIADQFTGIKVSTGLDVYITQGSKNKVTIEADENLHDIIITEVKDGILKVYAEKGIWRAAAKKVHVTLKDLTLLRATSGSDVYGKGIINTDEISISATSGADINIKVDATSVATNSTSGSDIHISGNTINHTSNATSGSSIDAYELESENTIAKVTSGADINIYASKKLEAKATSGGDIDFKGNPKSIDKKTTSGGSISKK, from the coding sequence ATGAAAAATTCAGTTTCAAAAATTATCGCAATTCTATTTATAACAACTCTTTTTACATCTTGTAATGTAGACATGATGAATAGAGTTAGCGGAAATAAAAATGTAATTACCAAAACAAGAAAAATTGCAGATCAATTTACTGGAATAAAAGTAAGTACAGGTCTAGATGTCTACATAACCCAAGGTTCTAAGAATAAAGTGACTATAGAAGCTGATGAAAACTTACACGATATTATTATTACGGAAGTTAAAGATGGCATATTAAAAGTATATGCTGAAAAAGGAATCTGGAGAGCAGCAGCCAAAAAGGTACATGTTACCCTTAAAGATTTAACGCTTTTAAGAGCTACAAGTGGAAGTGATGTGTATGGGAAAGGAATTATAAATACGGATGAAATTTCTATTTCGGCTACAAGTGGTGCAGATATAAACATAAAAGTAGACGCCACAAGTGTAGCAACCAATTCTACAAGCGGTTCTGACATTCATATTTCTGGAAATACAATCAATCATACTTCTAACGCAACAAGCGGAAGTTCTATTGATGCATATGAATTAGAAAGTGAAAACACTATAGCAAAAGTAACTAGTGGAGCTGATATTAATATTTATGCATCAAAAAAATTAGAAGCAAAAGCAACAAGTGGTGGCGATATTGATTTTAAAGGAAACCCAAAATCAATCGATAAAAAAACTACTTCTGGCGGAAGTATTTCTAAGAAATAA
- a CDS encoding PspC domain-containing protein: MNKTININLGGFFFHIDEVAYQKLKRYLESISRSLSDDPQGKNEIIADIEARISELLSEKITDERQVINEGDIEDIIKIMGQPEDYAGAEEEYSDASYSYNRNNTTGKKLFRDGEDKFLGGVASGIAHYFDVDTIWIRLGLLALFFGAGFGVILYIILWILLPEAKTTAEKLQMEGEPVNIDNIEKKIREEFTNVSENVADFANKASEKFKDGANEFSEKMNQTFSGKTKKNNGLQDFINTIGKIILVLFKVIGKFIGILLVFIAGAVILSLIIGGFSVGSLEILNVNGEFLQYPPFFYDAILPKWVLTLAAFLLIGIPFLILFVLGLRILSSSVKQISKPTSLSLLGIWVIALLTMVFTGIEYGTSHVNDGQFVKKTALNIMESDTITLKMINDDEIYYRHNLRRTSRKQEVEIDGINKIYSNNIGVDVKKSNSNEGYIILQKESSGKTRNSANKNAEKIEYKFEIINNTIVLDAYYLSDFKNIWKDEEIKITVYIPKGNTVYFDHSTKNFLDDVKNETDIYDKDMVNHHFKMTNETLQCTDCINEEDLEEVI; this comes from the coding sequence ATGAATAAGACAATCAACATAAATTTAGGCGGATTTTTCTTCCACATAGATGAAGTTGCCTATCAGAAATTAAAACGATATCTAGAGTCTATTTCTAGATCGTTAAGCGATGATCCGCAAGGAAAAAACGAAATCATTGCAGATATAGAAGCGCGTATTAGCGAATTGTTATCAGAAAAAATAACAGACGAAAGACAGGTTATTAATGAAGGTGATATAGAAGATATCATTAAAATTATGGGACAACCAGAAGATTATGCAGGCGCTGAAGAAGAATATAGTGATGCTAGTTATTCTTACAATAGAAATAACACTACCGGAAAAAAATTATTTAGAGATGGTGAGGATAAATTTTTAGGTGGAGTTGCTTCTGGTATTGCCCATTATTTTGATGTTGATACGATTTGGATTCGTCTTGGTTTATTAGCACTTTTCTTTGGTGCTGGTTTTGGAGTAATCTTATACATTATCCTTTGGATTTTATTACCAGAAGCTAAAACCACTGCAGAGAAACTTCAAATGGAAGGAGAACCTGTAAACATCGATAACATCGAAAAAAAGATTCGTGAAGAGTTTACAAATGTTTCAGAAAATGTAGCCGATTTTGCAAATAAAGCTTCAGAGAAATTTAAAGATGGTGCCAATGAGTTTTCAGAAAAAATGAATCAGACTTTTTCGGGAAAGACCAAAAAAAATAACGGATTACAAGATTTCATCAACACCATAGGCAAGATTATTCTTGTACTTTTTAAAGTGATTGGTAAGTTTATTGGAATTCTACTAGTATTTATTGCTGGTGCGGTTATTTTATCACTAATTATTGGTGGGTTTTCAGTTGGGAGTTTAGAAATTTTAAATGTGAACGGAGAGTTTTTACAATATCCACCATTTTTCTATGATGCAATTTTACCTAAGTGGGTATTAACACTTGCAGCATTTTTACTAATTGGTATTCCTTTTTTAATCTTATTTGTTTTAGGATTAAGAATTTTATCTAGTAGTGTAAAACAAATTAGTAAACCAACCTCATTATCACTTTTAGGTATTTGGGTAATCGCTTTACTTACCATGGTTTTTACAGGAATAGAATACGGAACCTCGCATGTAAATGACGGTCAGTTTGTAAAGAAAACAGCTTTAAATATTATGGAAAGTGATACCATCACCTTAAAAATGATCAATGATGATGAAATTTATTACAGACATAATTTAAGAAGAACTTCTCGTAAACAGGAAGTTGAAATAGATGGAATAAACAAAATATACTCTAATAATATTGGTGTGGATGTTAAAAAAAGCAATTCTAATGAAGGGTACATTATTCTTCAAAAAGAATCTTCTGGAAAAACTAGAAATAGCGCAAATAAGAATGCTGAAAAAATTGAATATAAATTCGAAATCATCAATAATACCATAGTTTTAGATGCTTATTACCTATCTGACTTTAAAAATATTTGGAAAGATGAAGAAATTAAGATCACAGTTTATATTCCAAAAGGAAACACTGTTTATTTTGATCATTCTACAAAAAACTTTTTAGATGATGTAAAAAATGAAACAGATATCTATGACAAGGACATGGTGAATCATCACTTTAAAATGACCAATGAAACCTTACAATGTACAGATTGTATAAATGAAGAAGATCTTGAAGAAGTAATTTAA
- a CDS encoding PadR family transcriptional regulator, protein MKIENTKAQMRKGVLEYCILSILKNGDAYTSEILKTLKSAEMIVVEGTIYPLLTRLKNAGLLTYRWEESTSGPPRKYYVLTENGGMFIKELDKTWSNLVSAVNQVISKKPTTNE, encoded by the coding sequence ATGAAGATAGAAAACACAAAAGCACAAATGCGAAAAGGTGTTTTAGAGTATTGCATTTTATCCATCCTAAAAAATGGTGATGCCTATACTTCTGAAATTCTTAAAACGCTAAAAAGTGCTGAAATGATTGTGGTTGAAGGCACCATATATCCCTTATTAACCCGTTTAAAAAATGCAGGATTATTAACCTATAGATGGGAAGAATCAACCTCTGGACCACCAAGAAAGTATTATGTTTTAACAGAAAACGGCGGCATGTTTATAAAAGAATTAGACAAAACATGGAGCAATTTAGTAAGCGCAGTAAACCAAGTAATCAGCAAAAAACCAACTACAAATGAATAA
- a CDS encoding DUF4870 domain-containing protein, with amino-acid sequence MHKKVLYSLENMKQNNENTNAFLIHISAFAGFIFPFGNIITPLIAWQTLKDRSKFLDEQGKEAINFNISYSLYIFILTLSFIPVFIGSIFRNFDNFDNFNHIDFNFDASNLFGVFGIASLAGIVGIIKIALIIIAALKAKEGENYKYPFTIKFIK; translated from the coding sequence TTGCATAAGAAAGTATTATATAGTTTAGAAAACATGAAACAAAATAATGAAAACACCAATGCCTTTTTAATACATATTTCTGCATTCGCAGGATTTATATTTCCATTTGGTAATATAATTACACCATTAATTGCATGGCAAACATTAAAAGATAGAAGTAAATTTTTAGATGAACAAGGCAAAGAAGCTATCAATTTTAACATCAGTTATTCTTTGTATATTTTTATTTTGACTTTATCTTTTATTCCTGTTTTTATTGGTTCTATTTTTAGAAACTTCGATAATTTTGACAACTTTAATCATATAGATTTCAATTTTGATGCTTCTAATTTATTCGGAGTTTTTGGTATTGCATCTCTTGCAGGAATTGTAGGTATCATTAAAATTGCATTGATAATTATAGCCGCATTAAAAGCTAAAGAAGGAGAAAATTATAAATATCCTTTCACTATAAAATTTATTAAATAA
- a CDS encoding DUF4442 domain-containing protein: MKFTPKKVNLFNLVKLPLAYLGGVRVRSITDAEVVVSIKHRWMNQNPFRSMFWAAQGMAAEMPTGVLVMKAIHDSKVKVSMLVTKQEAEFFKKATGRILFSCKGGTEIREAIQESIKTGEGQVIVLTSEGKNKDGVVVSRFQFHWSLRVKK, translated from the coding sequence ATGAAATTTACGCCCAAAAAAGTGAACCTTTTTAACCTTGTAAAACTCCCTTTAGCATATTTAGGAGGAGTAAGAGTACGTAGTATTACAGATGCAGAAGTGGTGGTTTCTATAAAACATAGATGGATGAATCAAAATCCGTTTAGAAGTATGTTTTGGGCAGCACAAGGTATGGCGGCAGAAATGCCAACCGGTGTTTTGGTGATGAAGGCAATACACGATTCTAAAGTAAAAGTTTCGATGCTAGTTACAAAACAGGAAGCGGAGTTTTTTAAAAAAGCTACAGGAAGAATTCTTTTTTCTTGTAAAGGAGGGACTGAAATTAGAGAAGCAATTCAAGAATCCATTAAAACGGGAGAAGGGCAAGTTATTGTTTTAACATCCGAAGGAAAAAATAAAGATGGAGTGGTGGTTTCTAGGTTTCAATTCCATTGGAGTTTACGCGTAAAGAAATAG
- a CDS encoding sugar MFS transporter: MSNTVQSQTKLKNNTLVPIIIIAGLFFIFGFVTWINGALIPFMKTINELTDAQSYFVASASYISFVVMALPASYIINKIGYKKGMSLGLIVMAIGALLFIPAAEARTYWMFLTAIFIQGIGMTLLQTASNPYITILGPIESAAKRIAIMGIANKIAGSLGSVIFGAILLSGIKGIKEKLMVVDEVEKSNLLNTMADSVVTPYIIMALVLFLLGVLIRKAPLPHVEAAPIEASETGEKAKTSIFQFPHLWLGVLALFVYVGVEVIAGDTIISYGISLNIPVEEAKFFTTYTLMAMVATYALGVFLIPKYISQSLALKASAFLGIILSFCIVFSTGFTSVLFVAALGIANALVWPAIWPLALTGLGKFTERGSALLIMAISGGAIIPPLYGFIVDIKKEDLIVSGASEVNALAEASSFGYWILLPCYLIILYYAFGGHKVGLKKG; this comes from the coding sequence ATGTCTAATACAGTGCAATCACAAACCAAACTAAAAAATAATACACTTGTACCTATCATAATTATTGCGGGTTTGTTCTTTATTTTTGGGTTTGTAACTTGGATTAATGGAGCATTAATTCCGTTTATGAAAACCATAAACGAACTTACAGACGCACAATCATATTTTGTGGCATCAGCCTCTTATATTTCTTTTGTGGTAATGGCTTTACCAGCCTCTTACATTATCAATAAAATAGGATATAAAAAAGGAATGTCTTTAGGCTTAATTGTAATGGCAATTGGTGCTTTATTGTTTATACCTGCGGCTGAAGCAAGAACGTATTGGATGTTTTTAACAGCCATTTTTATACAAGGTATTGGCATGACTTTATTACAAACGGCATCTAATCCTTACATTACTATTTTAGGTCCAATTGAAAGTGCTGCAAAACGAATTGCAATTATGGGAATTGCTAACAAAATTGCAGGATCTTTAGGATCTGTAATCTTTGGAGCAATTTTATTATCAGGAATAAAAGGGATTAAAGAAAAATTAATGGTTGTTGATGAAGTTGAGAAGTCAAATTTATTAAACACCATGGCAGATAGTGTTGTTACTCCTTATATTATAATGGCCCTTGTGCTATTTTTATTAGGAGTTTTAATAAGAAAAGCACCTTTGCCTCATGTAGAAGCAGCTCCTATAGAAGCTTCAGAAACTGGAGAAAAAGCAAAAACAAGTATCTTTCAATTTCCACATTTATGGTTAGGTGTTTTAGCATTGTTTGTATATGTAGGAGTAGAGGTAATTGCCGGAGATACTATTATTTCTTACGGTATTTCTTTAAATATACCTGTAGAAGAGGCTAAGTTTTTTACAACATATACCTTAATGGCAATGGTTGCTACATATGCATTAGGCGTCTTTTTAATTCCGAAATATATAAGTCAATCTTTAGCTTTAAAAGCTAGTGCTTTTTTAGGAATTATATTATCATTTTGTATTGTGTTTTCTACCGGATTTACTTCTGTACTTTTTGTAGCAGCTTTAGGAATTGCAAATGCGTTAGTTTGGCCTGCAATTTGGCCATTAGCATTAACGGGTTTAGGTAAATTTACAGAAAGAGGCTCTGCGTTATTAATTATGGCCATTTCTGGTGGAGCAATTATTCCTCCTTTATATGGTTTTATTGTAGATATTAAAAAAGAAGATTTAATCGTGTCGGGAGCAAGTGAAGTAAATGCTTTGGCAGAAGCTTCTTCTTTTGGATATTGGATTTTATTGCCATGTTACCTCATTATTCTTTATTATGCTTTTGGAGGACATAAAGTAGGTTTAAAAAAAGGATAG